A region from the Salicibibacter cibarius genome encodes:
- the rpmB gene encoding 50S ribosomal protein L28: MSRKCIVTGRGPSSGNKRSHANNSTKRRWGANVQKVRILVNGKPKKAYVSTKALKAGKVTRV, from the coding sequence ATGTCCAGAAAATGCATCGTTACCGGACGAGGACCATCATCCGGAAACAAACGTTCACACGCGAATAACTCAACGAAACGCCGTTGGGGCGCGAACGTACAAAAAGTACGGATTTTGGTTAACGGAAAACCAAAAAAAGCTTACGTATCGACGAAAGCTTTGAAAGCCGGCAAGGTCACGCGTGTTTAA
- a CDS encoding Asp23/Gls24 family envelope stress response protein, translating to MALEMNSQLGSIDISKEVVATVAGGAATDVYGIVGMASQKQIKDGLSELLKRDNFSRGVVIREFDDDLHIDMYIIVSYGTKISEVAYNVQTKVKYQLEQMLGLAVESVNIFVQGVRVSNP from the coding sequence ATGGCCCTTGAAATGAACTCTCAATTGGGATCCATCGATATATCAAAAGAAGTGGTTGCCACAGTTGCCGGTGGCGCCGCGACAGACGTTTACGGAATTGTGGGAATGGCTTCCCAGAAACAAATCAAGGACGGATTATCCGAGTTGTTAAAAAGGGATAATTTTTCACGGGGGGTCGTCATCCGCGAATTCGACGACGATCTTCACATCGATATGTACATTATCGTCAGCTACGGGACGAAAATATCGGAAGTCGCTTACAATGTGCAAACGAAAGTGAAGTATCAACTGGAACAAATGCTGGGGCTCGCGGTCGAATCGGTCAACATTTTTGTGCAGGGTGTGCGTGTAAGCAACCCGTAG
- a CDS encoding IS256 family transposase, translating into MTQFHLTLNADQLKEELMNSDMSAVAKSSMVLVLNQIMEQERDDYLQAAAYERNGARVDYRNGYYERDYTMSFGKVTLTVPRTRNGEFSPSVFEKYARSEQAFLLAMLEMVVNGVSTRKVTKAVEELCGERVSKSFVSSLTEKLDPVVNEWAQRPLNVNAYRYVYADAMYIKVREDQKVVSKAVYIALGVNDQNKREIIGLQVNHAESKEGWFQFFQSLQARGLASPQLVISDAHEGLKQAIQQAFVGTSWQRCTVHFKRNLFEHIPKKGSEGFRSLVKELLNGSSPARARQLRTEIFDQYEGVKGYEKALEKLDEGFEDAIQFMNEPIAYHDQLRTTNNLEGINSEVRRREQVIRIFPNTQSAFRLIGALLKEHEESLDRGNRTFLKGKPTDL; encoded by the coding sequence ATGACCCAGTTCCATCTTACCCTAAACGCGGATCAATTAAAAGAAGAGCTCATGAATTCAGACATGAGTGCCGTCGCGAAATCCTCGATGGTCCTCGTCCTGAATCAAATCATGGAGCAGGAGCGCGATGATTACTTACAAGCAGCAGCCTATGAACGCAATGGCGCGCGTGTGGACTATCGAAACGGCTATTACGAACGTGATTACACGATGTCTTTTGGGAAAGTCACACTGACCGTTCCACGCACGCGCAACGGCGAATTCTCTCCCTCTGTGTTTGAGAAATATGCACGTTCCGAACAAGCCTTTCTCTTAGCGATGTTGGAGATGGTCGTTAACGGCGTATCCACGCGGAAAGTCACGAAGGCTGTGGAAGAGCTTTGCGGCGAGCGTGTGTCCAAATCTTTCGTGTCCTCGCTCACCGAAAAATTAGACCCGGTCGTCAACGAATGGGCCCAGCGCCCTTTGAACGTGAATGCCTACAGGTATGTCTACGCCGATGCCATGTATATTAAAGTCCGTGAGGATCAAAAGGTCGTCTCCAAAGCCGTTTATATCGCGCTCGGGGTCAATGACCAAAACAAACGGGAAATCATTGGTCTTCAAGTGAATCATGCCGAATCCAAAGAGGGATGGTTTCAATTCTTTCAATCGCTTCAAGCCAGGGGTCTGGCATCGCCACAATTGGTGATTTCCGATGCGCACGAAGGCCTGAAACAGGCCATTCAACAAGCGTTTGTTGGAACCTCGTGGCAACGGTGCACGGTTCATTTTAAGCGAAACTTGTTTGAACACATCCCCAAAAAAGGTTCAGAAGGCTTTCGTTCGCTCGTTAAGGAGCTCTTAAACGGGAGTTCTCCTGCAAGAGCCCGCCAGTTACGCACCGAGATCTTTGATCAATACGAGGGCGTCAAAGGTTATGAAAAAGCGTTAGAGAAACTCGATGAAGGATTTGAAGATGCGATTCAATTTATGAATGAACCCATCGCTTATCATGACCAATTGCGCACGACAAACAATCTCGAAGGGATAAATTCCGAGGTTCGCCGCCGCGAGCAAGTCATTCGGATTTTTCCAAATACCCAATCCGCCTTTCGATTAATTGGAGCGTTGCTCAAGGAACATGAAGAAAGCCTTGATCGTGGTAACCGAACGTTTTTAAAAGGAAAACCAACCGATTTGTAA
- the rsgA gene encoding ribosome small subunit-dependent GTPase A yields MYEGQIVKSVGGFYDVKSEASVFRCRARGLFRKQKIKPLVGDYVTFANDYITAVHPRTNLLHRPPMANIDQVFLIFSITKPTFSGYLLDRILVHVEAMDVDAIIVVTKNDIASEKECEAFHDYQKIYEDVGYPVIVPSEDDENLQKRLLPYFQDRVSVLAGPSGVGKSTLLNRLAPDLELETGDISESLERGKHTTRHVELLSVGGGSVADTPGFSSLDFTGIEMELVQDCFPEISAARMECKYRGCTHRKEDGCAVKAAVERGEIAGGRYEHYRHFFNEVEESRRY; encoded by the coding sequence GTGTATGAAGGGCAAATTGTGAAATCCGTCGGCGGTTTCTATGATGTAAAAAGCGAGGCGTCAGTGTTTCGATGTCGCGCGCGCGGCTTGTTTCGAAAACAAAAAATCAAACCGTTGGTCGGCGACTATGTTACGTTTGCGAATGACTACATCACGGCTGTTCATCCGCGTACGAATCTGTTGCACCGGCCGCCGATGGCCAATATCGATCAGGTTTTTCTCATTTTTTCCATCACGAAACCTACGTTTTCCGGGTATTTGCTCGACCGTATCCTTGTCCATGTCGAGGCAATGGACGTGGATGCGATCATCGTCGTTACGAAAAACGATATTGCTTCAGAAAAGGAATGCGAAGCATTTCACGACTATCAAAAGATATACGAAGACGTCGGTTATCCGGTGATCGTCCCATCCGAAGACGATGAAAACCTGCAGAAGCGATTACTGCCTTATTTTCAAGATCGCGTGTCGGTTTTGGCCGGTCCTTCAGGGGTAGGGAAATCAACGCTTCTCAATCGCCTCGCTCCCGATTTGGAATTGGAAACGGGCGATATCTCCGAAAGTTTGGAACGGGGGAAGCATACGACCCGCCATGTAGAACTTTTAAGCGTTGGCGGCGGGAGTGTTGCCGATACCCCCGGTTTCAGTTCCCTCGATTTTACAGGCATTGAAATGGAACTCGTGCAAGACTGTTTTCCGGAAATTAGCGCCGCGAGAATGGAGTGTAAATATCGGGGCTGTACCCATCGCAAAGAGGATGGCTGTGCCGTGAAAGCGGCCGTTGAACGAGGAGAAATTGCCGGCGGCCGATATGAGCATTACCGGCATTTTTTTAATGAAGTTGAAGAAAGCAGGAGGTATTGA
- the pknB gene encoding Stk1 family PASTA domain-containing Ser/Thr kinase, whose amino-acid sequence MIGERIDGRYEVKAYIGGGMAHVYRASDIILERDVAVKVLQPQHVDDEAFVRRFRREAEASTNLVHPNIVDIFDLGENDGIFYIVMEYMRNNTLKDKIVNEGALPFDEAMRIFSELTSAIAYAHDQGIIHRDIKPQNILLDEDGSVKVTDFGIARASSAATITQTNSVLGSVHYMSPEQARAGTLTTKTDIYAIGVTLFEMVTGLLPFNADSAVSIALKHLQDPFPNAKDLRSDLPESVNNIIRRATAKDPLQRYENVEKMHLDGETALSPERINEAPIHIADPDEESTRPIPAVGPGHNTEDTKVANGADDEETPEASPEPSGNKKKRRLWKIAGIALLVLIAIIAAFTVVPALLSPDEVEVPDVVGSEENEAIEELEALNLQPELEYEFHEEAEEDVIFHQDPSAGRTVREGQTVAISVSEGQETVEMPDVIGLQYEQALEELQDFEDVDLISQETEDVAEDLVIEQTPAADEEVVPGETTVQITYSEAPDVTLEDLTGTSQDGVNNYLEANNLTGSFQRSESENVPEGEVISHDPGPYVTVSQGTEISFVISDGPPPEEEEEEDEEEDEDEPAQTVVATIPVEVSDDNAYEIEIEYEDATTDGTEVYVEEEITEDTEYEVNLEVTPDTDGSYTLYLDGEEAQSNSFSYED is encoded by the coding sequence ATGATTGGAGAGCGTATCGACGGACGTTATGAGGTGAAAGCTTACATTGGCGGCGGGATGGCCCACGTCTATCGAGCCAGTGATATTATTCTTGAGCGGGACGTTGCCGTCAAAGTCCTTCAGCCCCAGCACGTCGATGATGAAGCGTTTGTACGGCGATTTCGGCGGGAGGCGGAGGCATCTACGAACCTTGTGCATCCCAATATCGTTGATATTTTTGATTTAGGCGAAAATGATGGAATTTTTTATATTGTCATGGAGTATATGCGTAACAATACCCTCAAGGATAAGATCGTAAACGAGGGGGCATTGCCTTTTGACGAGGCGATGCGGATTTTCTCGGAATTGACAAGCGCGATCGCCTATGCCCATGACCAAGGCATTATCCATCGTGATATAAAGCCGCAAAACATATTGCTCGATGAAGATGGAAGCGTAAAGGTAACGGATTTCGGAATTGCCCGCGCATCCTCTGCAGCGACGATTACCCAGACGAATTCCGTGCTCGGGTCCGTCCACTACATGTCCCCGGAGCAGGCGCGCGCAGGCACGCTAACGACAAAAACGGATATCTATGCCATCGGGGTCACCCTGTTTGAAATGGTTACCGGGCTTTTGCCTTTCAACGCCGATTCGGCTGTTTCCATCGCCCTCAAGCATTTGCAGGATCCATTTCCGAATGCGAAAGATTTGCGCAGTGATCTGCCCGAAAGCGTAAATAACATTATTCGCAGGGCCACGGCTAAGGATCCATTGCAGCGATATGAAAATGTGGAAAAAATGCATTTGGACGGGGAAACAGCCTTGTCGCCGGAACGGATCAATGAAGCGCCCATTCATATTGCGGATCCTGATGAAGAAAGTACACGACCGATTCCTGCCGTTGGTCCCGGGCACAATACGGAAGACACAAAAGTTGCAAACGGCGCAGACGATGAAGAAACGCCGGAAGCGTCTCCGGAGCCGAGCGGGAATAAAAAAAAGCGACGGTTATGGAAAATAGCGGGAATCGCACTATTGGTTCTAATCGCCATCATCGCGGCTTTTACAGTCGTTCCCGCGTTATTAAGCCCGGATGAAGTTGAGGTGCCGGATGTGGTTGGGTCCGAAGAAAATGAAGCGATCGAAGAGCTGGAAGCGCTGAATTTGCAGCCGGAATTGGAATATGAATTCCACGAGGAAGCAGAGGAAGACGTGATTTTTCATCAAGACCCGAGCGCGGGCAGAACTGTACGTGAAGGACAGACGGTGGCGATTTCCGTAAGCGAAGGACAGGAGACCGTGGAAATGCCGGATGTTATCGGCTTGCAATATGAACAAGCCCTCGAGGAATTGCAAGACTTTGAAGACGTCGATCTCATATCCCAAGAAACGGAAGACGTTGCCGAAGATTTAGTCATAGAGCAAACGCCTGCTGCCGATGAAGAAGTTGTTCCAGGGGAAACGACCGTGCAGATCACTTACAGTGAAGCGCCGGATGTCACTCTTGAAGATCTTACCGGCACATCGCAAGATGGCGTTAACAATTATTTGGAAGCGAATAATTTAACCGGTTCTTTTCAGAGAAGCGAATCGGAAAATGTGCCGGAAGGGGAAGTGATTTCCCATGATCCGGGGCCGTATGTTACCGTGTCGCAAGGAACGGAAATAAGCTTTGTCATTTCCGATGGCCCTCCGCCGGAAGAAGAGGAAGAGGAAGACGAAGAAGAAGACGAAGACGAACCTGCCCAAACGGTGGTCGCGACCATTCCGGTCGAGGTGTCCGACGACAACGCTTATGAGATAGAAATCGAGTATGAGGATGCGACCACAGACGGGACGGAGGTTTATGTAGAAGAGGAGATCACCGAAGACACGGAATACGAAGTTAACCTTGAAGTCACACCGGATACCGATGGTTCGTATACGTTGTATTTGGACGGAGAGGAAGCACAATCCAATTCATTTTCTTATGAAGACTGA
- the rsmB gene encoding 16S rRNA (cytosine(967)-C(5))-methyltransferase RsmB, translating into MAKMTDKAPRMRAAKILDRVFSDQAYSHLALNESFREHRLADVDTRFVTEVVYGTIKRLNTIDDVLGSVMKNPLRKTDRRVKTILRMSVYQLLFMDRVPERAAIHEGVELAKAWGRGGLKGFVNGVLRNVARQGLPDYRNITDPVKRIALSASHPEWLVSKWVHAYGEAVTQDMCEANVKRAYTTLRVNRLQTDRSALQAHLDAGGVKTTPGNVAPDSLIVTEGQPLHSEWFKKGAFSFQDESSMLVTYALDPQPGMRVLDACAAPGGKATHIAERMGDDGEVLANDIHFHKRTLITEQAERLRLKSIKAQTDDATELAASVEAESFDRVLVDAPCSGLGVLRAKPDIKWHTDPKEIETLAALQLNILEAAAECLKPGGFLVYSTCTVMPAENEDVIAAFLENNASFELDDTLDARLGLKTERGQRLILPQQYESDGFFIAAMKKRGNHT; encoded by the coding sequence ATGGCGAAAATGACGGATAAAGCCCCGCGCATGCGGGCGGCAAAAATCCTTGATCGCGTGTTTAGTGATCAAGCGTACAGTCATCTTGCGCTCAATGAATCGTTCCGTGAACACCGGTTAGCGGACGTGGATACACGTTTTGTCACCGAAGTCGTGTACGGGACAATCAAACGCTTGAATACGATCGATGATGTGCTCGGAAGCGTCATGAAAAATCCGCTCCGCAAAACCGACCGCAGGGTGAAAACGATTTTGCGCATGAGCGTGTACCAATTGCTTTTTATGGATCGGGTGCCGGAGCGCGCGGCTATCCATGAAGGGGTGGAACTCGCAAAAGCGTGGGGAAGGGGCGGATTAAAAGGGTTCGTGAACGGCGTGCTCCGAAACGTGGCCCGCCAAGGGCTTCCGGACTATCGTAACATCACGGACCCCGTCAAACGGATCGCCCTTTCCGCGTCACACCCGGAATGGCTCGTGAGCAAATGGGTGCATGCCTACGGAGAAGCGGTCACACAAGACATGTGTGAAGCAAACGTCAAGCGGGCGTATACGACGCTGCGCGTGAATCGGCTGCAAACGGACCGTTCGGCCTTACAGGCACATTTGGATGCGGGTGGCGTGAAAACAACCCCGGGAAACGTAGCGCCCGACAGTTTGATCGTTACGGAAGGACAACCGTTGCACAGCGAATGGTTCAAAAAAGGTGCCTTCTCTTTTCAAGACGAAAGCTCCATGCTCGTGACCTACGCGCTAGATCCACAGCCGGGGATGCGCGTCCTTGATGCCTGTGCCGCCCCGGGCGGAAAAGCGACCCATATCGCCGAACGAATGGGAGACGACGGGGAAGTGCTCGCCAATGACATTCACTTCCATAAACGCACGCTGATCACCGAGCAGGCAGAACGTTTACGCTTAAAGAGTATCAAGGCCCAAACCGATGATGCCACCGAACTTGCCGCAAGCGTTGAAGCGGAAAGCTTTGATCGTGTACTCGTTGATGCGCCGTGCAGTGGGCTCGGCGTTTTAAGGGCTAAGCCTGACATCAAATGGCACACCGACCCGAAAGAGATCGAAACGCTCGCGGCGTTGCAATTAAATATTTTGGAGGCGGCCGCTGAATGCTTGAAGCCGGGCGGGTTCCTAGTGTACAGCACGTGTACGGTCATGCCGGCGGAAAACGAAGACGTGATCGCTGCCTTTCTTGAAAACAACGCTTCGTTTGAATTGGATGATACATTGGATGCACGTCTTGGCCTAAAGACGGAACGTGGCCAAAGGTTAATTTTACCACAGCAATATGAAAGTGACGGTTTTTTTATCGCCGCCATGAAGAAACGAGGGAATCATACATGA
- the spoVM gene encoding stage V sporulation protein SpoVM — MKFYTIKLPKFLGGFVRAVLGSIKKG, encoded by the coding sequence ATGAAATTTTATACCATTAAGTTGCCGAAATTTCTGGGAGGGTTCGTCCGCGCTGTTCTAGGCTCGATTAAAAAAGGATAG
- the rpe gene encoding ribulose-phosphate 3-epimerase, translating into MAKIAPSILAADFASLKEEIVSVEEAGADMIHVDVMDGHFVPNITIGPMIVEASKRSTALPLDVHLMIEQPEKYIPAFVEAGADIVTVHAEACPHLHRTVHLIKEQGAKAGVAINPHTPVDVLKHVLADVDLVLLMTVNPGFGGQSFIEGVLEKISAVKTMAEDGNATIWIEVDGGIDDETAPLCVQAGANLLVAGSYIFKKDDRGEAVRKLQGGE; encoded by the coding sequence ATGGCAAAAATCGCCCCGTCTATTTTGGCAGCTGATTTTGCATCATTAAAAGAAGAAATCGTTTCCGTGGAAGAAGCGGGCGCGGACATGATTCACGTCGATGTCATGGATGGCCATTTCGTGCCAAACATTACGATCGGCCCGATGATCGTCGAAGCGTCAAAACGCTCCACCGCGTTACCGTTGGATGTGCATTTGATGATTGAACAGCCGGAAAAATACATCCCCGCGTTTGTGGAGGCCGGAGCCGATATCGTTACCGTCCACGCGGAAGCTTGCCCCCACTTGCACCGAACCGTCCATCTGATCAAAGAGCAGGGGGCAAAAGCGGGGGTGGCGATTAACCCCCATACGCCCGTTGATGTGCTCAAGCATGTGCTGGCAGACGTTGATCTCGTCTTGTTAATGACCGTAAATCCGGGCTTCGGCGGCCAATCGTTTATCGAAGGCGTGTTGGAAAAAATCAGTGCCGTTAAAACGATGGCGGAAGACGGGAATGCAACCATTTGGATTGAAGTCGACGGCGGGATTGATGACGAAACGGCCCCGCTGTGTGTGCAAGCGGGCGCAAACCTTCTTGTTGCCGGGTCTTATATTTTTAAAAAAGACGATCGGGGCGAAGCTGTGCGGAAGTTGCAAGGAGGAGAGTAA
- the fmt gene encoding methionyl-tRNA formyltransferase, whose product MGTPDFAVPVLNMLVDEGHTVLKVVTQPDRPKGRKQKPAKPPVKEEAERLGLEVLQPAKVKESITDILEPHPDLVVTAAYGQLLPETLLTAPSFGCVNVHASLLPKYRGGAPIHQAVIDGEKETGVTLMYMVKKLDAGDMLAQASLPIEETDTAGTLHDKLSALGADLLRHTLPAIAAGTVMPEPQEEGGVTYAPNLSRGQERIDWQKPAEAVYNQIRGMNPWPVAYTHWGDERLKIWRAARVNERYPQKKAGEIVRVDADEGIIVACGDGHGLSLQEVQPAGKKKMAVGDFLRGRGQSLEAGEVFGNGENDG is encoded by the coding sequence ATGGGAACGCCCGATTTTGCCGTTCCGGTGCTTAACATGCTTGTTGATGAGGGGCATACGGTCCTTAAAGTCGTCACCCAACCGGACCGGCCGAAAGGACGAAAACAAAAACCGGCGAAGCCGCCTGTAAAAGAAGAGGCGGAGCGGCTCGGCTTGGAGGTTTTGCAGCCGGCCAAGGTTAAGGAATCCATTACGGACATTCTGGAACCGCACCCGGACCTTGTCGTCACCGCTGCTTATGGCCAGCTGCTGCCGGAAACGCTCTTAACCGCGCCTTCCTTCGGCTGCGTGAACGTCCACGCTTCCCTTTTGCCGAAATACCGCGGCGGCGCTCCGATACACCAGGCAGTCATCGATGGGGAAAAAGAAACGGGCGTCACCCTTATGTATATGGTAAAAAAACTGGACGCCGGGGATATGCTCGCGCAAGCGTCCCTTCCCATCGAGGAGACGGACACTGCCGGCACGCTTCATGACAAACTAAGCGCGCTCGGCGCCGATCTCCTTCGCCACACATTGCCGGCGATAGCCGCCGGAACAGTCATGCCCGAACCGCAGGAGGAAGGTGGCGTGACGTACGCGCCCAACCTTTCCCGCGGACAGGAACGTATTGATTGGCAAAAACCTGCCGAAGCTGTGTATAACCAGATTCGCGGCATGAACCCTTGGCCCGTCGCCTATACCCATTGGGGCGATGAGCGCTTGAAAATTTGGCGCGCCGCCCGCGTAAATGAACGCTATCCGCAAAAAAAAGCGGGCGAAATCGTTCGCGTTGACGCTGATGAAGGCATCATCGTCGCTTGCGGAGACGGACACGGGCTCTCTTTACAGGAAGTGCAGCCGGCCGGCAAGAAAAAAATGGCCGTCGGTGACTTTCTGAGGGGGCGCGGACAATCTTTAGAAGCAGGAGAGGTATTCGGCAATGGCGAAAATGACGGATAA
- the rlmN gene encoding 23S rRNA (adenine(2503)-C(2))-methyltransferase RlmN codes for MKPSLLSLTYEGCKEWMKENGEPAFRAKQVFEWLYQKRVDSMEEMTNLPKALRAKLQEAFSLTRLREKLRQTSTDGTIKFLFELEDNYSIETVLMRHDYGNSLCVTTQVGCRLGCTFCASGLGGLQRNLEAGEIVAQVLDVQRALDESGERIDSIVVMGIGEPFDNYDNLMAFLRTVNDDEGLNIGARHITVSTSGMVPKIYRFADEGLQINFAVSLHAPNSEIRGRLMPINRAFPVHKLMDAIDYYQNKTNRRITYEYGLFGGVNDQVEHAEELADLIGHTKGHVNLIPVNDVPEKDYIRSTRADIFAFERTLKARGINVTIRREQGHDIDAACGQLRAKETG; via the coding sequence ATGAAACCTTCCTTGCTGTCGTTGACCTACGAGGGTTGTAAGGAATGGATGAAAGAGAATGGGGAGCCGGCTTTTCGCGCGAAACAGGTCTTCGAATGGCTGTATCAAAAACGGGTGGATAGTATGGAAGAAATGACCAATTTGCCGAAAGCCTTGCGGGCGAAACTGCAAGAGGCGTTCTCGTTGACGCGCTTGCGTGAAAAACTTCGGCAAACGTCCACCGATGGCACGATCAAATTCTTGTTTGAGCTTGAGGATAATTATTCCATCGAGACGGTGTTGATGCGCCACGATTACGGCAACAGTCTGTGCGTGACGACGCAGGTCGGCTGTCGCTTGGGATGCACGTTTTGCGCGTCGGGACTCGGGGGGTTGCAACGGAATTTGGAAGCCGGTGAAATTGTCGCCCAAGTGCTCGATGTTCAGCGTGCCCTTGACGAAAGCGGGGAACGGATCGATTCGATTGTCGTGATGGGCATTGGCGAGCCGTTCGATAACTACGATAACTTGATGGCGTTCTTGCGCACGGTGAACGACGATGAAGGATTGAATATCGGCGCTCGCCATATTACCGTTTCCACGAGTGGAATGGTTCCGAAAATCTACCGTTTTGCGGATGAAGGCTTGCAAATCAATTTTGCCGTTTCCCTGCACGCGCCCAATTCAGAAATTCGGGGACGTTTGATGCCGATTAACCGTGCCTTTCCTGTGCATAAATTGATGGATGCAATTGACTATTACCAAAATAAAACGAATCGACGGATCACGTATGAATACGGGCTTTTTGGGGGCGTGAACGATCAAGTGGAGCACGCCGAAGAGCTCGCGGATTTAATCGGCCATACGAAAGGGCACGTCAACTTGATTCCCGTTAATGACGTGCCCGAAAAAGACTATATTCGCTCGACGCGTGCCGATATTTTTGCCTTTGAACGCACGCTTAAAGCTCGAGGCATCAATGTCACGATTCGCCGGGAGCAAGGCCATGACATTGATGCCGCTTGCGGCCAGTTGCGGGCGAAAGAAACGGGGTGA
- a CDS encoding Stp1/IreP family PP2C-type Ser/Thr phosphatase, which translates to MTLMPLAASCGRKKRGERMETVFRTDVGNVRRHNEDAGGLFYGEGMTLAVVADGMGGHRAGDVASGMVVEALRDSWQDHPPKNEISDIKDWLRAEIKRANRAVYNKSIDEAAFNGMGTTVVASVLYKGTMVVAHVGDSRAYRLQSRMIEQITSDHSLVNELVKKGELSPEEAENHPRKNVLTRAIGTEEEIDVDVDVYDFPARAVLLLCSDGLSDKLGEMDVEAMLSSENSIIEAADALIREALARGGEDNISVILAHHDEEGTDS; encoded by the coding sequence ATGACATTGATGCCGCTTGCGGCCAGTTGCGGGCGAAAGAAACGGGGTGAACGGATGGAAACAGTGTTCAGGACAGACGTAGGAAATGTTAGACGCCATAATGAAGATGCCGGAGGCCTTTTTTATGGCGAGGGTATGACGCTCGCCGTCGTTGCCGACGGCATGGGCGGGCATCGTGCCGGAGATGTGGCGAGCGGGATGGTCGTCGAAGCTTTACGGGATTCCTGGCAAGACCATCCGCCCAAAAACGAAATCAGTGACATTAAGGATTGGCTGCGAGCGGAAATAAAACGGGCGAATCGGGCCGTTTATAACAAATCCATCGATGAAGCTGCTTTTAACGGAATGGGAACGACGGTTGTCGCTTCTGTGCTTTACAAAGGCACGATGGTCGTTGCCCATGTCGGGGACAGCCGCGCGTATCGGCTGCAATCACGAATGATTGAACAAATCACGAGCGATCATTCCCTCGTCAATGAACTAGTCAAAAAAGGAGAACTGTCACCGGAAGAAGCCGAAAATCATCCGCGCAAAAACGTGCTCACCCGTGCGATCGGAACGGAAGAAGAGATCGACGTCGACGTCGACGTTTATGATTTTCCGGCACGAGCCGTTTTATTGCTCTGTTCCGACGGTCTCTCGGATAAACTGGGGGAGATGGATGTGGAAGCTATGTTGAGCAGTGAAAACTCGATCATTGAAGCTGCCGATGCCCTCATCCGGGAGGCGCTTGCGCGCGGGGGCGAGGATAACATTAGTGTCATTCTCGCGCATCATGATGAGGAGGGAACCGATTCATGA